One window of the Thalassoroseus pseudoceratinae genome contains the following:
- a CDS encoding sulfatase family protein, producing the protein MKILALAYALVLLLPLVVTADETSQPNFIVFLTDDQGWGDLGCYGHPIIQSPNLDQFASEGMRFTQCYAGCSVCSPSRSAILTGRTPYRNGVWRWIPGGSIYHLRESEITITSLLKSRGYETCHAGKWHLNGKFNSDEQPQPDDHGYDHWLATQNNAAPNHMNPTNYVRNREAVGRMEGPSAVIAANEAINWLKRREKSDTPFFITVWTHEPHLPIESAPKYMKHYADIEDEGIRQHHGNITQLDDAFGKLMTAVDEMGYRDNTFVFFTSDNGPEGKGTSGRTRGSTGGLRGRKRATHEGGIRVPGIVRWPGKIKAGSVSDTPIIGSDVFPTICNVVGIPLPDDRTIDGTSLLPLFAGKPLEREQPLYWRNHLAPTQFRVGMRIGDWKIIGSDDLTSFELYNIEKDWQETTNVAAEFPDKFAELRAKLIEHDAAVLKEGPDWWKLDKPRNRGGKKSVEPRAGKDSTGDFDVVLGADVSSSDFGYSMSPKTEGLAFQKLDQPITKSATIRLKYRSVPKSGTTRNGALVIASKPTNKDSFKIGTAIGMNQHVAFTGGWGNVGSAAAKRAKFQPEDTFEIEVQLNVAKGTGSATVNGSSFKFSLPPDLKSIDYVGFYAKATSTEFSTPVVE; encoded by the coding sequence ATGAAGATACTCGCTCTCGCTTACGCCCTTGTTCTCCTCCTTCCCCTTGTCGTCACAGCCGACGAAACATCGCAACCCAATTTCATCGTCTTCCTGACCGACGATCAGGGTTGGGGCGACCTCGGTTGTTACGGACATCCGATTATCCAATCCCCGAACCTGGATCAGTTCGCTAGCGAAGGAATGCGGTTCACGCAGTGCTATGCCGGATGTTCGGTGTGTTCGCCATCGCGGTCAGCGATTCTGACCGGACGCACGCCTTATCGAAACGGCGTATGGCGATGGATTCCCGGCGGCAGCATCTATCATTTGCGAGAGAGCGAAATCACAATCACCTCACTGTTGAAAAGCCGGGGCTATGAAACTTGCCACGCTGGCAAATGGCATCTCAATGGCAAATTCAATTCCGATGAGCAGCCTCAGCCCGACGATCACGGTTATGACCATTGGCTCGCGACACAAAATAACGCGGCCCCGAACCATATGAATCCGACGAATTACGTGCGAAATCGCGAGGCGGTTGGTCGCATGGAAGGCCCTAGCGCCGTGATCGCAGCGAACGAAGCGATCAACTGGCTGAAGCGGCGAGAGAAGTCAGACACTCCATTCTTCATCACCGTGTGGACTCACGAACCGCATCTCCCAATCGAATCCGCCCCCAAGTACATGAAGCATTATGCGGACATCGAAGATGAAGGCATTCGGCAGCATCATGGAAACATCACGCAACTCGATGACGCCTTTGGCAAGCTGATGACCGCGGTCGATGAGATGGGCTATCGCGATAACACCTTCGTCTTCTTCACGTCCGACAATGGCCCTGAAGGCAAGGGAACAAGTGGCCGCACGCGGGGGTCGACAGGCGGTTTGCGTGGACGAAAGCGTGCCACTCATGAGGGCGGCATTCGCGTTCCGGGAATCGTTCGCTGGCCAGGGAAAATCAAAGCTGGCTCGGTCAGCGACACACCCATTATTGGGTCGGATGTGTTTCCGACGATCTGCAATGTGGTCGGCATCCCGCTGCCGGATGATCGTACAATCGATGGCACCAGTCTGCTGCCGCTGTTTGCAGGCAAACCGCTTGAGCGTGAGCAACCATTGTACTGGCGGAACCATCTTGCTCCGACACAATTCCGAGTTGGAATGCGGATTGGTGACTGGAAGATCATCGGCTCTGACGATCTGACGTCGTTTGAACTCTACAACATCGAAAAGGACTGGCAGGAAACAACCAATGTTGCGGCGGAATTCCCGGACAAGTTCGCTGAGCTACGGGCCAAACTGATCGAACATGACGCCGCCGTTCTCAAGGAAGGTCCCGATTGGTGGAAGCTGGACAAACCTCGCAATCGTGGAGGGAAGAAGTCGGTCGAGCCTCGCGCGGGGAAAGACTCGACCGGCGATTTCGACGTAGTGCTCGGTGCGGACGTTTCCAGCTCGGACTTCGGCTATTCCATGTCACCGAAGACTGAAGGACTGGCGTTCCAGAAACTGGACCAGCCAATCACAAAGTCCGCGACGATTCGGCTGAAGTATCGGAGTGTCCCGAAGTCCGGCACGACTCGAAACGGTGCATTGGTCATCGCATCAAAACCCACCAACAAGGACAGCTTCAAAATTGGCACGGCGATCGGAATGAATCAGCACGTCGCGTTCACTGGCGGCTGGGGCAATGTGGGAAGTGCCGCAGCGAAGAGAGCAAAGTTTCAGCCGGAAGACACCTTTGAAATCGAGGTCCAACTGAACGTCGCGAAAGGTACCGGCTCGGCCACCGTCAACGGATCATCATTCAAGTTTTCACTACCACCAGATTTGAAGTCCATTGACTACGTCGGCTTCTATGCCAAGGCGACGTCGACGGAATTCTCTACACCGGTCGTCGAGTAA
- a CDS encoding sulfatase family protein, whose product MKLSSLAHVLSILLLPASLTSAQEQPPNVVLILTDDLGYSDIGCYGATKVKTPHIDRLAAEGVRFTDFHTAASICSPSRAAFLTGAYPQRAGLYMGINPNRTAHWFLGLHPNEVTIAEQFQQRGYATHMVGKWHLGTEPEFLPRQQGFDHYYGMPCNFAHSPKFFDDDEEVFARTPLGRLTQLYTERVTSIIRDQAKSGEPFFLYYAHNYPHTPYQAGSAFKGTSQDGVRGDVMQELDWSVGEMMTALKDADVAENTIVIFTSDNGPTSNKYAKPYRGTKYVTFEGGHRVPFIFHWPAQIKKGFVSDVSINAMDVFPTLSAAIGSPLPNDRVYDGENLLPLFNGIPLKRPDTQPFYYYNCENLQAIRRGPWKLHLPRSKEQLPFWDKNKAFANLQNPVLYNLHTDKAETTNVAADNPSVVNELVELGDAIRKELGEFMQRGRQQRPTGSLFPNVPVISHEKDWGQLDSATTKAILEERQKRHPNHRSNRPQRRQEKLK is encoded by the coding sequence ATGAAGCTAAGTTCGCTCGCCCACGTTCTAAGCATTCTTCTACTACCAGCAAGTTTGACCTCCGCACAGGAGCAACCACCCAATGTCGTTCTGATCCTTACCGATGATCTGGGTTACTCAGACATCGGCTGCTACGGAGCGACGAAAGTGAAGACACCGCACATCGATCGGCTTGCTGCCGAAGGTGTGAGGTTCACGGATTTTCATACGGCTGCGTCGATCTGTTCTCCGTCACGGGCGGCCTTTCTGACCGGCGCGTATCCCCAGCGGGCCGGACTCTATATGGGGATCAATCCGAATCGGACGGCCCACTGGTTCCTCGGCTTGCACCCGAATGAGGTTACGATCGCTGAGCAGTTCCAGCAGCGGGGATACGCAACCCACATGGTCGGCAAATGGCACCTCGGCACGGAGCCGGAGTTCCTGCCGCGACAACAGGGCTTCGATCACTACTACGGCATGCCCTGCAATTTCGCTCATTCGCCGAAATTCTTCGACGATGATGAAGAGGTCTTCGCAAGGACGCCACTTGGTCGTCTGACCCAACTCTATACGGAACGCGTTACGTCAATCATTCGCGATCAAGCCAAAAGCGGCGAACCGTTCTTTCTGTACTACGCCCACAACTATCCGCATACGCCGTATCAGGCAGGTTCAGCCTTCAAGGGAACTTCACAGGACGGCGTCCGGGGCGATGTCATGCAGGAGCTTGACTGGAGTGTCGGCGAGATGATGACTGCACTGAAAGACGCGGACGTTGCGGAAAACACCATCGTCATTTTTACGTCTGACAATGGGCCAACTTCCAACAAATATGCGAAGCCGTACCGCGGAACAAAGTACGTGACGTTCGAGGGCGGCCATCGAGTGCCGTTTATCTTCCACTGGCCGGCTCAAATCAAAAAAGGATTCGTTTCGGACGTGAGCATCAACGCGATGGACGTCTTCCCGACCCTGTCCGCGGCCATCGGAAGCCCATTGCCGAACGACCGAGTTTACGACGGAGAAAACCTGCTGCCTCTCTTCAATGGGATACCGCTCAAACGGCCCGATACCCAGCCCTTCTACTATTACAATTGCGAGAATCTTCAGGCGATCCGCCGTGGTCCGTGGAAGCTCCATTTACCGAGAAGCAAAGAGCAACTGCCGTTCTGGGACAAGAACAAAGCATTCGCCAATCTTCAGAATCCCGTTCTGTATAACCTACACACTGACAAGGCCGAAACCACGAACGTTGCAGCCGACAATCCGAGTGTCGTGAACGAGTTGGTAGAACTCGGCGACGCAATCCGCAAGGAGCTCGGCGAGTTTATGCAGCGAGGCCGGCAACAACGTCCCACCGGCTCACTTTTTCCTAACGTGCCCGTAATCAGTCATGAGAAAGATTGGGGCCAGCTGGATTCGGCCACCACGAAAGCGATTCTTGAGGAACGACAAAAAAGACATCCCAACCACCGCAGCAATCGGCCCCAACGCCGACAAGAGAAGTTGAAATAA
- a CDS encoding dienelactone hydrolase family protein, with the protein MPLWKASRDSLLILLAVAALLNLTNVSSADEISRITSLSKIMPDKPWAERRKEIKRRWLDLLGDFPQEVPELKPQMQKVDHRNEITRYHVTFQAEPDDRVTAWLLVPDAARKKPTPAIVCVHSTTWGSGKDQVIGLSGRRPVDPPRDPRIGADYGRTLAQHGFVTLSIDLLTDGERIDPQHRVMDTRPFYQKHPEWSIVGKNTWDIMRSVDFLTTLDFVDHQQIGCTGWSLGGHTALFAAAFDERITATVSNGGVLDWWRHADAWSRLPPGNNWRPWEKGIDEPTSSPRLEKRFGFKPTNSGPYIYIKKFRPYIEDPTKPIPVDFDSLMAMVAPRALLIISTEHEFSRHKIFPKALEALPIYVNWTDQDGLPNVLKARQERLGYAETLEYYESNYGQSEKAVVTKLDNLGAGDAFSWFSFPGGHAFPGVARRMTFAWFDRWLGRTMK; encoded by the coding sequence ATGCCACTTTGGAAAGCGTCCCGTGACTCGTTGCTCATTCTGTTGGCGGTCGCTGCACTTCTTAACCTGACAAACGTGTCATCGGCCGACGAAATCAGTCGGATTACGTCCCTGTCGAAGATCATGCCAGACAAACCGTGGGCCGAGCGACGGAAGGAGATCAAGCGACGGTGGCTGGATCTGCTAGGCGATTTTCCCCAGGAGGTGCCTGAACTCAAGCCACAAATGCAGAAAGTGGACCACCGTAACGAGATCACTCGGTATCATGTCACGTTTCAAGCAGAACCGGATGATCGTGTGACGGCGTGGCTGCTAGTGCCCGATGCGGCTCGCAAAAAGCCGACACCCGCCATTGTTTGCGTGCATAGTACAACGTGGGGTTCGGGTAAGGACCAGGTCATCGGGCTGTCCGGTCGTCGCCCAGTTGATCCGCCACGGGATCCTCGGATCGGAGCCGACTACGGTCGAACGTTGGCTCAGCATGGCTTCGTCACTCTCTCCATCGACCTGTTGACTGACGGAGAACGAATCGACCCGCAGCATCGAGTCATGGACACACGGCCCTTTTATCAGAAGCATCCCGAGTGGTCGATTGTCGGCAAGAACACCTGGGACATTATGAGAAGTGTCGACTTTCTGACGACGCTCGACTTCGTCGATCACCAACAGATCGGCTGTACCGGGTGGTCCCTGGGTGGGCATACCGCTCTCTTTGCGGCCGCGTTTGATGAACGCATCACCGCAACGGTTAGCAACGGCGGAGTGCTGGACTGGTGGCGTCACGCTGATGCCTGGTCTCGCCTGCCTCCGGGAAACAATTGGCGTCCCTGGGAGAAGGGGATCGATGAACCGACCAGCAGCCCACGCCTGGAAAAGCGGTTCGGATTCAAACCGACTAACAGCGGTCCTTACATCTACATCAAAAAGTTTCGGCCATATATCGAAGACCCAACGAAACCGATTCCCGTCGACTTCGACAGCCTGATGGCAATGGTCGCTCCGCGAGCTTTGCTGATCATCTCAACCGAACATGAATTCTCGCGACACAAGATCTTCCCCAAAGCATTGGAAGCCCTGCCAATCTATGTCAACTGGACGGATCAGGACGGTCTGCCGAACGTGCTGAAGGCCAGACAGGAACGACTCGGGTATGCGGAGACGCTCGAATACTACGAATCCAACTACGGTCAGAGCGAGAAAGCCGTGGTCACAAAACTCGATAATCTTGGAGCCGGAGACGCATTCAGTTGGTTTTCCTTTCCGGGCGGCCACGCGTTTCCAGGTGTCGCGCGGCGAATGACGTTCGCATGGTTCGATCGATGGCTGGGGAGGACAATGAAGTGA
- the pilO gene encoding type 4a pilus biogenesis protein PilO, which yields MDDHHELKKLKRRLNGLGLLGVVIVSVVVWCVGLHPRRVTTQKLAERQQMLERALKNQCVLRATYQERLAELDRQRSEVAKLVSRVPRTARESDFMSLISEIAGKTSMTISNFRPQTSQIGTVIGVSQVRISGMGTYSDIVEFLDQLRESSRMNRIVQLGISPLDDTRERYSLDLTLNLYFDIRPVQVTSRVQ from the coding sequence ATGGACGATCATCACGAACTGAAGAAACTGAAACGGCGGCTCAATGGGTTGGGTCTGTTGGGAGTCGTGATTGTTTCCGTTGTTGTATGGTGTGTTGGTTTGCATCCACGTCGTGTAACGACGCAGAAACTAGCCGAACGCCAGCAGATGTTAGAGCGGGCGTTGAAGAACCAATGCGTTCTCCGTGCGACGTATCAGGAACGGCTTGCGGAACTCGATCGACAGAGATCGGAAGTCGCGAAGCTGGTTTCGCGAGTCCCGCGGACCGCACGTGAGTCCGACTTTATGAGTCTCATCAGTGAGATCGCTGGCAAAACGAGTATGACAATCAGCAATTTTCGACCGCAAACGAGTCAGATTGGGACTGTCATTGGGGTCAGCCAAGTGCGAATCAGCGGGATGGGTACCTATAGTGACATCGTTGAGTTTCTGGACCAATTACGCGAGTCTTCTCGGATGAATCGAATTGTTCAGCTAGGTATTTCGCCACTCGACGATACGCGGGAACGGTACTCATTAGATCTGACATTGAATCTGTATTTTGATATCCGCCCTGTTCAAGTCACATCTCGAGTCCAATAG
- a CDS encoding PilN domain-containing protein, which yields MKRHVNLIPSALRRRHTSIRQIRVWIVACGCVLAIGGMLWNRQHAICQKLCHHVDQLDRQYEPARLLGKQSEMALNEIKSQQMTVRWLRSLEQAEVPLITLAGIHQSISRLDGRVQLERLRLEGLDAPAPSTPRNAQVADPSQSQQIERPIIPINNQVELFGSAVDDDTVGELIDHIENTGLFFSVELINLQGDSARNFHIRCRVQADVEQFEDLAYRLRETKNISTASHQNEDAMTR from the coding sequence ATGAAGCGTCATGTGAACCTCATTCCGAGTGCACTCCGACGGCGTCACACGTCGATTCGACAGATTCGAGTGTGGATCGTCGCTTGTGGATGCGTACTGGCTATTGGCGGTATGTTGTGGAATCGGCAGCATGCCATTTGTCAAAAGCTGTGTCACCACGTCGATCAACTTGATCGCCAGTATGAGCCTGCGCGTTTGCTCGGGAAGCAAAGCGAGATGGCACTCAATGAAATCAAGTCTCAGCAGATGACGGTGCGATGGCTTCGGTCGCTCGAGCAAGCGGAAGTTCCGCTGATTACCCTAGCAGGAATTCATCAAAGCATTTCGCGACTCGACGGTCGTGTTCAGCTTGAACGCCTTCGACTTGAAGGACTCGATGCGCCGGCGCCCTCGACCCCGCGGAACGCACAAGTCGCGGATCCAAGTCAATCACAACAGATCGAACGGCCTATCATCCCGATCAACAATCAAGTCGAGCTTTTTGGCTCCGCGGTTGATGACGACACGGTTGGTGAGTTGATCGACCATATCGAGAATACAGGGTTATTCTTCAGTGTCGAATTGATCAACTTGCAAGGGGATTCTGCACGGAACTTTCATATTCGTTGCCGAGTCCAGGCAGATGTCGAGCAATTTGAGGATTTGGCCTATCGGCTACGAGAAACCAAAAACATCTCGACCGCGTCTCATCAGAATGAAGATGCTATGACTCGCTAG
- the pilM gene encoding pilus assembly protein PilM, translating into MSLLMPARLTHRKQQTERIYGRQTPWLGVDVGTHSIKLAVVTRNRRGQWNLDYAQRIPWPKDAEPFSSADRFGEALHEVLRQAESVWRTKNLTQVAFSLPSSAVSTQDLCHDADDLATIHTTATQTIREIYGSRPEKLAFDVWRPDPVEDSFADPPTSQLLWAEPDVVKNCVEVFRDCRLTAEILDMPPLTTARASEMLEGARESELIVDWGVTRLTLTWILKGRPRFTRYSIQSGVADLVQSINDAQDLTSTDTELVLARYGLPADTISGFNRTIEKTAADSLEVLLDEIDCTLTYLGTRYPRRTIDRIVLSGGGAAIRNLDYWLTSQIGIDSVQWMLPFGDGQATWQSLDPIPLFAHAASLSGLGYES; encoded by the coding sequence ATGTCGCTTTTGATGCCCGCGCGGCTCACTCACCGAAAACAGCAAACGGAGCGGATCTACGGTCGGCAAACACCTTGGCTTGGTGTGGATGTCGGCACTCATTCGATCAAACTTGCCGTGGTTACACGCAATCGACGGGGGCAATGGAACTTAGACTATGCGCAACGTATCCCCTGGCCTAAGGATGCCGAACCGTTCTCATCGGCGGATCGGTTTGGTGAAGCCTTGCACGAGGTCTTGCGTCAAGCGGAATCGGTTTGGCGAACGAAAAATCTGACGCAAGTTGCGTTCTCGCTTCCGAGTTCGGCAGTCAGTACGCAAGACCTATGTCACGATGCGGATGATCTTGCAACCATTCATACCACTGCTACGCAGACCATTCGTGAAATATACGGCTCTCGACCCGAGAAACTTGCATTTGACGTGTGGCGTCCCGATCCTGTCGAAGATAGTTTTGCCGACCCGCCGACGAGTCAATTGCTTTGGGCGGAACCGGATGTGGTTAAAAACTGTGTCGAGGTGTTTCGGGATTGTCGGCTCACTGCAGAAATACTCGACATGCCGCCGCTGACAACAGCCCGTGCTAGTGAAATGCTAGAGGGCGCTCGTGAATCCGAACTCATCGTCGACTGGGGAGTCACGCGATTGACCCTGACATGGATTCTCAAAGGTCGTCCGAGATTCACTCGCTATTCGATACAAAGTGGCGTCGCGGACCTAGTACAGTCCATCAATGACGCTCAAGACTTGACATCGACAGATACTGAACTCGTTCTCGCCCGTTACGGTCTGCCGGCGGATACGATCAGCGGATTCAATAGGACCATCGAAAAGACGGCAGCCGACTCACTCGAAGTTTTGCTGGATGAGATCGACTGCACACTAACGTATCTGGGAACCCGTTACCCTCGACGTACGATTGATCGAATCGTTCTCAGTGGCGGTGGCGCCGCGATTCGCAACTTAGACTACTGGTTGACATCTCAAATCGGGATTGATTCTGTGCAATGGATGTTGCCGTTCGGTGACGGTCAAGCAACATGGCAGTCGCTCGATCCGATTCCACTTTTTGCGCATGCCGCTTCACTCTCTGGATTAGGCTATGAGTCATGA
- a CDS encoding type II secretion system F family protein, translating into MVDAVNTYEKSSRGLTPRMPTEFRSAPASREKAAGVEVNNTDPAKQDQLPKSERSIGAENTPPSSGQQLPTRELVLVTTQLCILVRSGVDLAESIRSVSRRVKHARTRAALNELWREIENGLSFSEALHRQTHVFGPTFAATVTAGEASGQLSSVLNRLKELLRNELRLRNTVKSVLMYPAVLVCVGMMVIGAMVFFVLPQFTKVYQVMERPAPIFTQVLLDVGAFCRSWWWLLLPLIGLAGFAFWRFMQLPIAIRWRDRQLLTFRITARVVQNLLTGRAFTLMGTLLQSGVPLLEVIRLARSTVNNVMFHDLFDELQQEILAGRMTAPLMEHSICVPEGTAELISTAESSGDLGPVLQSIGEFYQEEGEQRLRDLVKVLEPAIIVSMGVVVAGVVLSIMLPLIKLTSVGGR; encoded by the coding sequence ATGGTAGACGCAGTCAACACCTATGAGAAATCAAGTCGCGGGCTGACACCTCGTATGCCGACGGAGTTTCGTTCCGCGCCGGCGTCGCGTGAAAAAGCTGCTGGCGTCGAGGTGAACAACACGGATCCTGCGAAGCAAGATCAACTGCCCAAGTCCGAGAGATCAATTGGGGCGGAGAATACGCCGCCAAGTTCCGGACAGCAGTTGCCAACACGCGAACTGGTGCTAGTTACGACGCAGCTTTGTATTCTCGTTCGATCCGGTGTCGATTTAGCTGAGTCCATTCGTTCGGTTTCTCGTCGTGTGAAACATGCGCGGACACGTGCTGCCCTGAATGAACTTTGGCGGGAGATTGAGAATGGACTGTCGTTCTCCGAGGCCCTTCATCGGCAGACGCATGTCTTCGGACCTACGTTTGCGGCCACCGTCACGGCGGGGGAAGCATCAGGTCAACTGTCATCCGTGTTAAATCGTCTTAAGGAACTGCTGCGGAATGAACTCCGACTTCGCAATACCGTCAAATCGGTATTGATGTATCCGGCGGTTCTAGTTTGCGTCGGGATGATGGTCATTGGGGCGATGGTATTTTTCGTCCTGCCGCAGTTCACTAAGGTTTATCAGGTGATGGAACGACCGGCTCCCATCTTTACGCAGGTTCTCCTCGACGTCGGGGCTTTTTGCCGATCTTGGTGGTGGCTATTGTTGCCGTTGATTGGTTTGGCCGGATTTGCGTTCTGGCGTTTCATGCAACTTCCGATCGCAATCCGTTGGCGAGACCGACAACTACTCACTTTTCGGATAACCGCACGAGTCGTCCAGAATCTTCTCACCGGCCGCGCATTTACTCTAATGGGCACCCTACTCCAAAGCGGAGTGCCGTTGTTAGAAGTAATTCGACTCGCGCGAAGTACTGTCAATAATGTAATGTTTCACGACCTATTTGATGAACTTCAACAGGAGATCCTAGCTGGGCGAATGACAGCTCCGTTGATGGAACATTCCATCTGTGTCCCTGAAGGCACAGCCGAGTTGATTTCAACAGCTGAGTCGTCAGGCGACTTAGGCCCGGTGCTACAGTCTATTGGCGAGTTCTATCAAGAGGAAGGTGAACAACGCTTGCGTGATCTCGTCAAGGTCCTAGAGCCAGCGATCATTGTGTCGATGGGTGTTGTGGTTGCTGGTGTTGTCCTTTCGATTATGTTGCCATTGATCAAACTAACATCTGTGGGAGGTCGCTAA
- a CDS encoding GspE/PulE family protein, whose translation MNTSTVGHTGIKVKRSTRSIRHRNTARQKPLGERLVSAGVITREELESGLQEQSSRGLRLGETLIALGFVEESELLPFLAEQMQVRYVQLRDGLVDPKIVKLIPQPMAEAIGCLAMCRVRNRLSVAMTDPTDLAKIDQIAHATGLQVRPVLALRSAIENLLNRCYEEGFEVDNVTADMSSSDVSVSADAFQIKVQTIGSIDDGTPIINLVNFMILQAVRQGASDLHIEPDETYSSVRYRIDGELREVLRPRTEFHPAIISRIKVMSRMDIAEHRLPQDGRVCVIVDGRQIDLRVSTLPTVLGEKAVLRVLDRESVTFELSQLGFRSQQLSEVNQMLSKPYGLMLVTGPTGSGKTTTLYSAIELIKSVKRNIVTVEDPVEYQLKRINQVHANTGTNLTFARALRSILRQDPDVIMIGEIRDSETAEIAIQAALTGHLVLSTLHTNDAASAVMRLVDMGVAPYKIAAAFVGVVAQRLVRTVCQECRTLYYPEKTLLDELKYQGDRERQFVRGEGCQVCYDTGFRGRVGLYEVLSGTRELRDLIAENPRVDVLRDWHCKQGGRSLLEEGISRAEEGITSLDEVAQVALFD comes from the coding sequence ATGAATACTTCAACCGTTGGTCATACAGGGATCAAAGTCAAACGATCGACGAGGTCGATACGACACCGCAACACTGCGCGACAAAAGCCGCTGGGCGAGCGACTTGTCAGTGCAGGTGTCATTACGCGTGAAGAACTCGAATCGGGGTTGCAGGAACAATCGAGTCGGGGACTCCGTCTTGGAGAAACTCTGATCGCTCTCGGGTTCGTCGAGGAATCGGAGTTGTTGCCGTTTCTCGCGGAACAAATGCAAGTCCGGTACGTTCAGCTGCGTGATGGACTAGTCGATCCAAAAATCGTGAAACTGATTCCCCAGCCGATGGCAGAAGCAATCGGTTGTTTAGCAATGTGTCGAGTGCGGAATCGCCTTAGTGTTGCGATGACCGACCCGACCGACCTTGCCAAGATCGATCAAATTGCTCACGCGACCGGACTCCAAGTTCGGCCAGTCCTGGCTCTACGGTCGGCGATTGAGAACCTTCTGAATCGTTGCTACGAAGAAGGTTTTGAAGTCGACAATGTCACTGCGGACATGAGTTCGTCTGACGTTAGTGTGAGTGCCGATGCATTTCAGATTAAAGTTCAAACAATCGGTTCGATCGACGATGGAACGCCGATCATCAATTTGGTGAACTTCATGATTCTGCAAGCGGTCCGGCAAGGTGCGAGTGACTTGCACATCGAGCCTGACGAGACCTACTCCTCAGTGCGGTACCGGATTGACGGTGAACTGCGGGAGGTTTTGCGGCCCCGAACGGAATTTCATCCCGCGATCATTTCCCGGATCAAGGTGATGTCCCGAATGGATATTGCCGAGCATCGTTTACCGCAGGATGGGCGGGTCTGCGTGATCGTCGACGGTCGGCAAATAGACCTACGTGTTTCAACCCTTCCAACTGTCCTCGGCGAGAAAGCAGTACTCCGGGTACTCGACCGAGAAAGCGTGACATTTGAACTAAGTCAACTGGGCTTCCGAAGTCAGCAACTCTCGGAAGTGAATCAAATGTTATCGAAGCCATATGGTTTGATGTTAGTCACCGGTCCCACCGGCTCTGGAAAAACAACGACGTTGTATTCCGCGATCGAACTGATCAAATCTGTCAAACGAAACATTGTGACGGTTGAGGACCCGGTTGAGTATCAACTCAAACGCATTAACCAGGTGCATGCCAATACGGGAACGAACCTAACGTTCGCGCGGGCTCTGCGATCCATTCTGCGTCAAGATCCTGATGTGATTATGATCGGTGAAATCCGCGATAGCGAGACCGCGGAGATTGCCATTCAGGCGGCTCTCACTGGTCACCTAGTGCTCAGTACACTGCATACTAACGATGCCGCGAGTGCGGTTATGCGGTTAGTCGATATGGGTGTTGCACCTTACAAGATCGCAGCGGCGTTTGTCGGGGTTGTTGCTCAGCGTCTCGTTCGCACAGTTTGTCAGGAGTGTCGCACGTTATACTATCCGGAAAAAACACTGCTCGACGAACTGAAATATCAAGGCGATCGCGAACGGCAATTCGTGCGTGGTGAAGGATGTCAAGTTTGTTACGACACCGGTTTTCGCGGGCGGGTGGGACTATATGAGGTGCTTTCGGGCACACGGGAACTGCGTGACCTCATTGCTGAGAACCCAAGAGTCGATGTGCTGCGAGACTGGCATTGCAAACAGGGCGGGCGGAGTCTCCTCGAAGAAGGAATTTCTCGGGCTGAAGAGGGAATTACATCACTGGATGAAGTTGCGCAAGTTGCTCTCTTTGATTGA
- a CDS encoding STAS domain-containing protein codes for MVEAFRQGAVDVVRPAERLNQPQVEILQPVVDSIVKQGQPKLVIDLTSVPLIDSDGLEFLLDTRDSCLRRGGECKLSGASPLCSDILRVAGLDEEMELQDDVVAAAGSFAR; via the coding sequence ATGGTCGAAGCATTTCGCCAGGGAGCCGTCGACGTCGTTCGTCCGGCAGAACGACTTAACCAGCCGCAGGTAGAGATACTGCAACCGGTTGTTGACTCGATCGTGAAGCAAGGACAGCCTAAACTCGTCATCGACTTAACAAGCGTTCCGTTGATCGATAGCGATGGACTAGAGTTTCTGCTCGACACCCGTGACTCGTGCTTGCGTCGCGGAGGAGAGTGTAAATTGTCGGGCGCAAGTCCATTGTGTTCGGATATCTTGCGTGTTGCCGGCTTGGATGAAGAGATGGAGTTGCAAGACGATGTCGTAGCGGCGGCAGGGAGTTTTGCACGATGA